The genomic region AGCAGCGGCTTGAGGCCGGCCTGGATCTGGTCGGGAGTGAACTTGCCGTTCGGCTCGCCCGGTGTGTGCCACGGGTGCACGTTCCACGGCATGATGTATTCCGGCCGCAGGCCCAGCTTCCACTGGAGGCCCAGCATACGGGCGGCGGCATCGTCGTCGCCCGGCACGATGAAGCCGGTGGGCGATGCCGTGCCGATGTTGGAGAAGAGGCTGATGATGCGGCATTCGTCGACGTCGTGCGCGGGGTCGACGTACGGCACCTGGGTGCCCGGCTTGGCGCTCTGCAACGTGTCGCAGAGCTCATTGACAGCGGCAACGTTGGGCTCGTAACGGCGCCTCAAAAGCTGTTCATGGAAGGATTCGGTAGCCAGGGCTGTCATATGGTGCTGTGTCTCCTGCATGTGGGTCGCGCCGCCGCGCCGCAGGCCGGCACGCCGCAGGCATGCCGAGTGCGGCGTGGTGTGAAATGAGATGTGGACCGGTGCTTGACCGATCCTCCCCAGTTTAGCAAGGCGTCCGAAACCGTGAGGCCCCGCCCCTGCCCGACTCCGTGGCAGAGTCGCGCAGGAGAGGGCCCGCAGGACCGCCAATGAGGGCTAAATCACCTCCAGAGCCGTTTAGTGGCCAGGCGTGCGCCCTCCCCGAGAGCTTCAAGTTTCGCGACGGCGATCTGCGGGTGGACACGGCCGCCGAGGCCGCAGTCGGTGGAGGCGATCACGCTCTCGCGTCCGACGAGCCTGGCGAAGCGTTCGATCCGGTCCGCCACAAGTTCCGGATGCTCCACGACGTTCGTGGCGTGCGAGACAACACCCGGAATGATGACCTTGCCCTCGGGAAGCTTGGTGTTTTCCCACACACGCCATTCGTGCTCGTGCCGGACGTTGGCTGCCTCGAACGAGTAGCCGCCCGCGTTGACCTGCAGGACGGAGCTGATGATGTCGGCAAACGGGATGTCGGTGGTGTGGGGGCCGTGCCAGGATCCCCAGCAGACATGCAGCCGAATCTGCTCCTCGGGCAGGTCGCGGAGGGCCCAGTTGGTGGCCTCGACCCGGAGCTGGATGAAGTTGAGGTAGTCCTCCAGGCTGGGCTCCGGGTTGATCTGGTCCCAGCTCTCCGCCAGCGACGGGTCATCGAGCTGGACGGTCAGTCCGGCGTCGATGATTGCCTTGTATTCCTCGCGCATGGCGTCGGCGCAGGCGTAGACCAGTTCCTCTTCCGTCTTGTAGTACTCGTTGGCCACCCGTGCGCAGGAGCCGGGGGACAGCGACGCGACGAATCCCTCGGTGAGGGCGGCTGCCTGCAGGCCGGTCTTGAGGTTGGTGACGTCTGAGGCCACGAGGTCTTGCCCGGTGTAGGTCAGCGGGCCGGCGATCTTGGGCTGTGCCACGCTCTTGCGGTGGGCGAGGATCCCGGAGGAGGGGTCGTTGTAGGCATCGTTGAACTTCTGCCGGTCCCGGCGGTCAGGGAAGGAGGTCAGGACGATGTTGCCCGGCGTGGAACGGTGCACCTCGGCATCGGCCCAGCGGTCCACGTTGGTGGGCTCGAGGCCGCCGAGGCGGGCGAACGAGTAGTTCCACCAGGCGCCGTAATCCACGCTGTTGGACATGGCGTGCCCGTATTCACCGTCGTTGGGAATGTCGATGCCCAGGTCCTTTTGGCGTTGGACGATGTCCACCACCGAGGTCTGCAGCAGGTCCAGGAACTCCGGCGTGATGCCGTCGGCTTCCTTGGCTTCGTTGGCGGCGATGAGCTCCGGGCTGCGGGGCAGGGACCCGGCGTGGGTGACGCGGATGTGGTCGGTGTTCAGTGACAAGGCAGGATTTCCTTTCCATCGGTCCTGGCGGTAGCACCTTTACGGACGGCAGGGCGCACGGGGCGCTACCCTTCGGTGGCAAGGTTGCTGCGGCATCAGCGATCCAGGTCTCTCGGCCGCTCGGGATGGTTCACTCTCACTTAAGTCCCCAGACGGAGATAGTGGCAAATCACAGGCGCAATGTGTCGCCTGAATCTGCCGCACGGGCGAAATACCAAAAGCCATACTTTTGTCACCCATCCGCTAAACTTGGGTGGTAAGAGCCCCGGAACTCTTGCGTCCTTTCCCCGGTCAGCGCCGCGGGTTCGGGCGACGAATTCGGGGCATTCTCATGAACGGCGCCGACCTCCGGTTGAAGCACCTCGGTGATCCAGCCGGGCTAGGCCCGAACGAATGGGGGAGGATCCCATGCCAGCAATCGTGATCGTCGGAGCCCAGTGGGGCGACGAAGGAAAAGGTAAGGCCACCGACCTGCTTGGCGGCCGCGTCGACTACGTAGTGAAGCCGAACGGCGGCAACAACGCCGGGCACACCGTCGTCGTAGGCGGTGAGAAGTATGAGCTCAAGCTCCTTCCGGCCGGCATCCTCAGCCCCAACGCCGTCCCCATCATCGGCAACGGCTGCGTCGTCAACCTTGAGGCACTTTTCCAGGAAATCGACGGCCTCGAAGCCCGCGGCGCGGACACCTCCAAGCTGCGTGTCTCCGCCAACGCACACCTCGTGGCCCCGTACCACCAGGTGCTGGACAAGGTCACCGAACGCTTCCTTGGCAGCCGCGCCATCGGCACCACCGGCCGCGGCATCGGGCCCACCTACATGGACAAGGTTGCCCGCCTGGGAATCCGCGTCCAGGACGTCTTCGATGAGTCGATCCTGCGCCAGAAGGTGGAAGGCTCGCTGCGCCAGAAGAACGAGCTTCTGGTCAAGATCTACAACCGCCGCAGCATCGAGGTGGACGAAGTGGTCAACTACTTCCTCTCCTTCGCCGACCGGCTGCGCCCCCTGGTCATCGACAGTACACTCGTGCTGAACGCCGCCCTTGACGAGGGCAAGGTGGTGCTCATGGAGGGCGGCCAGGCCACGTTCCTCGACGTCGACCACGGCACCTACCCTTTCGTGACGTCCTCCAACCCCACCGCCGGCGGCGCCTCGGTGGGCTCGGGCATCGGCCCCACCCGCATCTCGCGCTCCATCGGCATCATCAAGGCATACACCACCCGCGTCGGCGCAGGCCCGTTCCCCACGGAACTCTTCGACGAGATGGGCATGTACCTGCAGAAGACCGGCGGAGAATTCGGCGTCAACACCGGACGCCCGCGCCGCTGCGGGTGGTATGACGCCGTCCTGGCCCGCCACGCGTCCCGCGTGAACGGCTTCACCGACTACTTCGTCACCAAGCTTGACGTCCTCACCGGCATCGAGCAGATCCCGGTGTGCGTGGCCTACGACGTCGACGGCGTCCGGCACGACGAGATGCCCATGACCCAGACGGAGTTCCACCACGCGAAGCCCATCTTCGAGTACTTCGAAGGCTGGACCGAGGACATCACCGGGGCCCGCACGCTGGCGGACCTGCCCGAGAACGCCCGCAACTACGTGCTGGCCCTCGAGAAGCTGTCCGGCACCCGCTTCTCCGCGATCGGCGTGGGACCGGACCGCGACCAGACCATCGTGGTCAACGACCTGATCAACGACTGACGCCGGAAGCGTCCGGCAACAACAGCCCAGGCAAGCAGTTCCTGACGGCGGCGGGTCACCTTATGGTGGCCCGCCGCCGTCGTTATTCCGTTTCCTTTTGGCTCGGGAGCGCGCCCGTCTGAAAAAAGTTTCCGCGACCGCGTAACCTGCCGGCCCGCCGCTGCGATTACGTATATGTAAGCGCCGGGCCGGGGGTTGTCCCCCATCGGCTTCCGGCCCGGCCTTCAATCAACCAAAGGACTTTTTTCTGATGAAGAGTGTTAGCAAGACCACCAAGATTGCTGTCGGCGCCGCCATCCTCGCTGTTGGAGGCTTCTCCAGCATCGGACTGGCCAACGCCGCCCAGGTATCCAGCTCGCAGCATGCACAGGTGACCCCCGCTACGCCAGCCACGCCGGCCGTTCCTGCCACCCCCGAGGTCCCGGCTGTGCCCGCCGTCCCGGCCGCCCCGGCAACGCCGACGGTTCCGGCCGTCCCGTCCGCCAAGGCCAAGGCTGCCGGCGAAGCTGCGGACGCAGCCGACGCCGCAGTGGAAGCTGACAAGGACAACGCCGCCGCAAACGCCAACGTCTCCGCCGGGGACAAGGCTGCCGGTGCCGACGTGACTGCAGCAATCCCCGCCACTCCCGCTGTTCCCGGTGGCGCCGGTGTTCCGGCCACGCCGGCCGTTCCCGCCACCCCGGCTGTGCCGGACGTTACGGACCACGTCGCCAAGCCGGCCGCGCCGTCCGTCGCTGCAGACGCTGATGTCAAGGCTGACGCTGCTGCGGACCTGCCTGCCGGCAAGTAGTACACAGCAGGCGAAACAGGCGTTCTCCGAATAGGGGCGTGAGGTGTGCGGCGGTTAGGCTTACTACCGCCGCACACCTGCAGTATAGGGAAGGACAGCTCCTTGGCAGCTCAGCTGACCGATGACGAATTGTCAGCAGCCCTTTCTGGCGACCCCTCCGGCTTCAGCGCTGTCTACAGCGTCATTTCCCCCGCCGTCCTGGGCTATTTCCGGGCCCGCGGAGTGGACGACGCCGAAGCCCTCACACAGGACGTCTTCGTGGATGTCCTCCCCAAGCTCAGCAATGTCAGGGGCGGTCACTCCGGGCTGCGGACATTCATCTTCTCCGTGGCGCACGCCCGGCTCGTGGACTACCGGCGCCGGTCCGCGAGAACACCGCAGCTCACCGAATTCGATCCACTTCTGGACGAGCGGCGGTCTGGTTCCGCCGAGGACGAGGTCCTCGGTTCGCTGGGCGGAATAACTTCCGCACTTGCCATGCTCAACGACGACCAGCGGGAAGTGCTGGTCCTGCGGATCGTCGCGGACCTTTCGGTCGAACAGGTGGCCGGCATCATGGACAAGACTCCCGGGGCCATCAAACAGCTCCAGCGCCGCGGGCTCATCGCCCTTCGCGAACTCGTCAAGGAAAAGGACCACGCAGCATCATGAGTGTCACGCCCGCAGGCCGCGAAGAAGGAGAGATCCAGGCGATCCTCCTGGATTCCGGGCTCGAAGACGACGCCGATCTCCGCAGGTCCCTCCAAGAACTGCGTGGGCTCGCCCAGGACCCTGCACCCCAGCCCCGCGCGGATCTCGCCGCGCTGCTCGCTGACGGGGCATCCGCTTCGGGCGTACCCGCCCAGGGCGAAACCCCTCAAAGCGCTTCCATGCGGCGCGCATCCAACGTCGCCAGCCTCGAACTGCACCGCCGCAACCGGCAACGCAGGATGGGCATCGTGGTGGGCGCCGCGGTGGTCGGTGCCATGGGCCTTGGAGCTGGCGCCGTCGCAGCCTCCAGCGAGGACTTCCGCAACAGCGTAAGCCACACCGTGGTGCGGATCTTCCAGCCCACCAGCCAGACAACCGCGCCGATGCCGGTGCCCACATCGCCCGCCGGCATTCCGGCGGCCCCCGCGCCGACGGTTGCTGCACCCAAACCGTCGGTCACGGGAACGGCCGCTTCGTCGGCCCCCGCGACGCCGGCCCAGACGGATCCGGCTTCCTCAAATGGTTCGTCGAACTCATCCGCAGCGAACGGTTCATCAGGTTCCCGTGGAGCGACGAAGAGCCAGACTCCGGCGCCCGCCAGGCCCAGCCAGCTGCCCACGGTCCCGGGAACGGGTGTGGCTCCCAAGCTTCCGGCCAAGCCGCTGCCGGCGGTGCCCACGGTGCCCGGCGGCATGCCGACCGTCCCGGCCAAGCCGGTCCCCGGCACGCCCTAAGGAAGCCTAAAAAGGAGCGGCGCCGGACGCCTAACCGGGCGGCCAAAAAAGGTTATAAAAAGTTTTGGAATCAGCGTAGCCCTTTCGGGTTCCCCGTCGATTACCCAAGTGAGAGTGCTGCCGGGCTGGAAATTGTCCCCCATCAAATTCCAGCCCGGCATTTTTATGCCGTCGGCGCGGCCGGCTGGCTGCTAGGCCAGGACCTGCCGCTTCGAGGAGATAACCCCCGTGACGAAGCCGGCAAGGTGCGGGCCGCCGTGGAAGCGGGCGTGCTCGACGGTGCTTCTGCGGCTGTAATATTCCGTTGACCGCGGCCTCGGTAGCTGTGCGGCATTCAAATATTCGGAAAATAACGCCAAATCACCGCAGGAGTAGAGTTGAGGCATGGCTCACGAAAATGATCCGGGGGTTATTGACCGACTCATGCGAACGAAGGGCACCTGGGCCATTGTCGGCCTGACCCGGAATGAGTGGCGCTCGGCATACGACGTCTCGCTGTATGTCCGGGACCGCATGGGCATGGAGATCATCCCCATAAACCTGCCGGGCGACGACGTGCACGGGGAGAAGGGCTACCGGAGCCTCGCCGAGATCCCGGCGTCAAAGCACCCTATCGACGTCGTGGACTGTTTCGTCAATTCGCAGAAGGTGGGGGCTGTCATCGACCAGGCCATCGCTGTCGGCGCCAAGGCGGTGTGGCTGCAGCTGGGCGTGTTCGACGACGCCGCCGTCGAACGCGCAAAGGCCGCCGGGCTAGACGTCGTGGTGGACTCGTGCCCCGCGCGCGAAGGCTGGCGCGTAGGCATTTAGCCTGTTCAGGGCCTCATCAGTTCAGGGTAGTGACGTTCGGTGACGTCCGGGTGGGCACGCATCCGGCCCTTGAGCATGTTCAGGCCGAACGAGGCGAGCATCGGGTTGGACGGGTCGTCCGAGATGCCGCGCGCCTGCGCCTTCAGTTCTGCCGGGAGGGGTACCGGATCGATCACCGCGTCGAGCCGGGGTGACCAGAAGAACGGGACGGAGTAACGGTCCACACCGGGTGGCGGCGCCTTGACCCGGTGGATGGTGGCCGCCAGATAGCCCTCGGTGGCCACTTCCAGCATTTCGCCGAGGTTCACGACCAGCGCTTCAGGGGTGGGCTCCACAGGGGCCCACCCGCTCGCGCCCGGCGGCAGCACTTCAAGCCCGCCCACCTCATCCTGGAGCAGGAGGGTCACAAATCCGTAGTCCGCGTGGGAGCCCACTCCCTGGTCGCCCGCCGCTTCCACCACTCCGCCGACGTAATGGACCAGCTTCCCCATCCAGGCCGGAGTATCCCTGAACGGCTCATCGAAATAGTCCTCCGGCTGCTGGAGGGACACAGCGATGGCCCGCATGAGCTCCGCCCCCACCTCGGACATGAGCTCCGCCCAGGCCATGGCCGCCTGCTTCAGCTCCGGCATCGACTCGTCCGGCCAGAGGTTGTGGCCTTGGAGGAGCCAGTACGGCTGCTCGGGGGGATAGTCCTTCACAGGCTCCCGGTCGGGTGAGTAGTCGATCTGCTCGCGCGCGTCCGCCCTTCCCTGCGTGACCTCAGTGCCCATCCGGGTGTAGCCACGGAAATGCGGTGACAGCCGGTTGTCGAGCTTCATGCGTTCTTCGAGGGGCAGGTCGAAAAAGCGCCTGATCGTCGCGAGCAGCTCCTTGGCCTGGCCGGGGGCACCGCCGTAGCCGATGACCTGGAAGAAACCGATGCGGTGCGTGGCATCGCGGAGCGCCTCAATGAACTCCGGATTGAACGAACCGTCGGCCCGGCGTGCGGAGCCGAGATCCAGTACAGGTATGGTCTCCCGGGCAGCTGCCATGTTCGCAGACTAGCACCGCCCGGAAAGGGTTTGTAGGCTCGCAGCATGGACCCAGCCGAACTGAGAAAAATCTGCCTGTCGTTTCCGGGCACCTTCGAGGATTTCCCGTTCGGTCCCGAAACGTCGGTGTTCAAGGTCAGGGCGGCCGTGTCCGGCGGGGCAAAGCAGGAGGCCAAGATGTTCGCGGCGTCCGCGATGGATCCTGACGACTGGTCGGTGAGCCTCAAGTGCGAGCCTGCCCTGGCCGAACAGCTCCGGGCCGTGCACCCGGAAATCACCGGCGCGTGGCACATGAACAAGACGCACTGGAACGGCGTCCGCCTGGACGGGGCCCTGCCTGACGACATGGTCCGGGACATGGTGGAGGACTCCTACGACCTTGTGGTTGCCTCGCTGAGCCGGAAACAGCGGGAGCAGCTTGGCTGGGCCAGGCTGGCGGGCAATGAGTGAGAAGCGCCTGGCCCGGGGTGCCCTCAACTATTCGGAGATCGGTGCCACCGAGCACGGCGGGTCTCCGGCGGGCTACCGCCGTGTGGCGTCCCGCACCTATCTCGGTGAGGGGGCAGAGGTCTACTTCCGGGTGGCCCAGGGGATCCTGGCTTGGGAACTGCAGCGGCGGTCTGGCCTGCGGGTCCGGACCGAGTCCGGCGTCGCTGTTCCCGGCGCACGCGTGGTGAGCGGATTCGGCGTCGGGCCCTTCCGACTCAACGTTCCCTGTGAAGTGGTGTGGGTGCACCGCCCTGTTCCGGGCCGAGGACCGCAGTCCGCCGGCTTCGGCTACGGCTCCCTGCCGGGCCATCCGGTACGCGGTGAGGAGTCGTTCGAGGCTGAGATTGATGCCCAGGGCCGGGTCTACCTCAACATCACCGCATTCAGCCGGCCGTCCAACTGGTTCTACGCTGCGGGCGGCGCGCTTGCCCGCCGCGCGCAGCGTCTCATGACTTCCCGTTACATTGAGGGTGCACGCCAACTCGCCGCAGGTGAAAGCTGATCAGGAGAGGTACATGCTGGACCAAAAGAGCCTTGACCTTTTATGGAACTTTGAGGATCCGAAGCTGTCGGAGCAGCGTTTCCGGGATGCGCTCGCCGACCCCCGGTACGACGCCGACGAGCGCGCCGAACTCGCCACGCAGCTGGGGCGGGCCATCGGGCTCCATGGCCGCTTCGAAGAGGCTGACGCGCTGCTCGACGCGATCGACGGGGACGAGCCGACGGTAGGTGTCCGGATACTGCTGGAGCGCGGGCGGGTTCTGAACTCGAGCGGGCACGCGGCCATGGCGGTGCCCCTGTTTGAGCAGGCCGCCGAGCTCGGCGACCATCTTGGCGAGGAGTTCCTTGCGGTGGACGCGCTGCACATGCTGGCCATAGCCGACTCCGCCCACGCCGAGCTCTGGACCCGCAGTGCGCTGGAGTACGCCTCCACCGTCCACGACGAGCGCACCAAGCGCTGGATGGTGGCCCTGCACAACAACCTGGGCTGGACGCTGCATGCTGCGGGCCGGCTCACCGAGGCGCTCGTGGAGTTCCAGCTGGCTGAGCAGTGGGCGGAACGCGTCGGAACCCCGGCCCAGCAGAAGTACGCCCGCGAGGCCATCGAGGAGTGCGAGCAGGCGCTGGCCGCCCACTGAGTGCACGCCCACGACGGCACACTTGAAGAATTGGCTCGTTCGAGCCGACCCGCCCAGGAACGGAAGGAAACCCGTGATTTTCATCGTCGTTAAGTTCAAGGTCAAGCCGGACTGGTCCGACAAGTGGCTCGGCCTCGTGGCCGACTTCACCGAGGCCACCCGCCAGGAGCCGGGCAACCTTTGGTTCGACTGGTCCCGCAGCGTGGACGACCCCAACGAGTTCGTCCTCGTTGAAGCGTTCAAGGACGATGCCGCCGGCGACCACGTCAACAGCGCTCACTTCGAGAAGGCCATGGCGGACATGCCGCAGGCCCTCGCCGAGACCCCGCGCATCATCAGCCGCCAGCTCGACGGTGAAGGCTGGGAAAGGATGGGCGAACTCACGGTCTAAGCCCCTGTCGCTAGCATTAACGTCATGTGGATCGGCTGGATCGAGTTCGACATCCTCCTCGGCGACGTGCACAGCCTCAAGGAAAAGCGGTCCGTCGTGCGGCCGCTCCTGGCCGAGGTGAAACGGCGCTATGAGGTCTCCGTGGCCGAGGTGGGGGACCACGAGCAGTACCGCCGCACGAGGATCGGCGCCGGTCTGGTCGCCGCCGACCGCGCGCACCTCGTGGAGGTGCTCACCGCCGTCGAACGCTTCGTGGCCTTCCGCCCCGAACTGGAGCTGCTGAGCGCCCGGCAGCGGGAGATCCACAGCGAGGATTAACCCATGGATTGCTCCGTACCTGGCCTTTTGGCCATCCGAAACGGCGGGTACGGAGCAATCGATGGAGTCTGTGGATAACTCCTGCGGCGCCGTGGCTCTTTCTGTTCTTATGTAGCCATGAAGACCCCACGCCCATTGCCGAACAAATTCCAGGACAGGCCCTTCACCGTTGGTGAGGCCGGCCGCGCGGGCATCACCTCAAAGCGACTCCGGCACCGCTCGCTCACAGCGTTGGGCCGGGGTATCCGTGCAGAAGGCCCGACGGCGGAACTCGCCTTGGCTGTCAGGGTGCGTCCCTTCATCGAGATCAATGAGCGGTGCGCCGCATCGCACCTCACGGCTGCGGAGCTCCTCAACCTGCCGCGACGACGGCAGAAGGAAGCGTCCGATATGTTCGACATCATCAGGCCCGAGGGGGCAGCCCATCTAAACCGGCCGCACGTCGTCGTGCACCGGATGAAGCTCTACGACGACGAAGTCACGGTTGTTGACGGCATCCCCGTCACCACGCCGGAACGTACGTGGCTAGATCTCGCCGAAATGCTGAGCGTGGATGAGCTTGTTGTGGCGGGGGACGGCTGTGTGCGTGTTCCGCGCCTGGAGCTTGAAGGCCGCGACCAGCCGTTATGTGCGCTGCCGGATCTGCAACGCATGATTGACCGGCACAAGGGGAAGCGGGGGCTGCGCAAGGCCAAGGAGGCCGTCAGGCTCATCCGAGTTGGTTCGGACTCACCGCAGGAGACTCTGCTTCGGCTGGCGCTGGTGCGCTCGGGGCTTCCGGAGCCGGCGCTGAACGTGCCGATATTTTCCGAAGACGGCAGGCGTCACCATGAGCCGGATCTGTCCTACAAGCAGTACCGCATCGGCATCGAGTATGAAGGGGAACAGCACGGTGACGAGCTGCAGATCGTCCGGGACATCGCGCGATCGGAACGGTACTCTGCTCTGGGCTGGACGGAAGTCCGGATATCCAAGCGCCACACGGTCAACGATGCCAAGGCCGCGGTTGCCAAGGTCCGCAACGCGCTGGTCCAAGCCGGCTGGCGGCCCGGCCGTTAGGCAACGACCGCTCCGTAACTGCCGTTCTGACGGGTCAAAAGGGCAGTTACGGAGCAATCGACGGGGTTGGAGCTTAGCCGAAGTACTTCGGCAGGGTGGCCTCGTGGGCTTCGCGGAGGGCGTCCAGCGAGAGGGTGTCCACGCCGTTGATCTCCAGCTGTCCGCTGGCTGCGTCCACCACGCCGATGCGGAGGTGCTCGAAGCCGCGGGCGGTGCACATGTCCTTGAAGCGGACTTCCTCGGAGCGCGGAACGCTGACGACCGCGCGGCCCTGGGTCTCGGAGAACAGCGCCGTGAAGAGGTCAACGCCGTCGCGGTCCAGGACATCCTGCAATGCGATCCGGGCACCCACGCCGTAGCGCAGCGCCGATTCCACGAGGGCCGCGGCAAGGCCGCCTTCGGAGAGGTCGTGGGCCGAGTCCACCATGCCGTCGCGGGACGCGTTGATCAGTATCTCGCCCAGCGCGCGTTCGGCCTCGAGGTCAACCTTCGGAGGCAGGCCGCCGAGGTGGCCGCGCAGGTTGGACCATTCCGAGCCGTCCAGCTCGGCAGCCGTGGTGCCCAGCAGGTAGATGGCGGCGCCGTCTTCCCGCCAGCCCGACGGCGTGCGGCGGGCGACGTCGTCGAGCTTGCCCAGCACTGCCACCACGGGGGAGGGGTGGATCGGCGTGGTGCCGGTCTGGTTGTACAGCGAGACGTTGCCGCCGGTCACCGGGATGCCCAGCACCATGCAGGCGTCGGAGAGGCCGCGGATGGCTTCGGCCAGCTGCCACATGACGTCCGGGTCCTCGGGGGAACCGAAGTTCAGGCAGTCGCTGACGGCCATCGGCACGGCGCCGGAGGTGGCCACGTTGCGGTAGGCCTCTGCCAGTGCCAGCTGGGCGCCGTGGTACGGGTCCAGGTAGGTGTAGCGGCCGTTGGCGTCGGTGGCAAGGGCCACGCCCAGGCCGGATTCCTCGTCCACCCGGACCACGCCGGCGTCGTCCGGGAACGCCATGGCGGTGTTGCCGCCGACGTACCGGTCGTACTGGTTGGTGATCCAGGACTTGTCGCACATGTTCGGCGAGGCAACGAGCTCGGTGACGGCTGCGGCCAGCTCCGCCGGGGCGGAGGGGCGGCCGGCGTCCTGCGCGGAACCGGTGAACTGATCGGCCTGGACGGCGTCCTGCCACTCCGGGCGGGCGAACGGGCGGTCGTAGACCGGGCCGTCGTGGGCCACGGTGCGCGGGTCGACGTCGACAATGACTTCGCCTTCCCACGTGATGATCAGGCGGCCGCTGTCGGTCACCTCACCCAGCCAGGCGTACTCCACGGCCCACTTGTCCATGACGGCTTCGAAGGCCTCGACGTTCTCCGGCGTCACCACGGCCATCATGCGTTCCTGGGACTCGGACATCAGGATCTCGCCAGGAGTCAGGGTGGGGTCGCGCAGCAGGACAGAGGTGAGTTCGACGTTCATGCCGCCGTCGCCGTTGGAGGCGAGTTCGGACGTGGCGCAGGAGATGCCTGCGGCGCCGAGGTCCTGGATACCTTCAACCAGCGAGCCCTTGAACAGTTCAAGGCAGCACTCGATCAGGACCTTCTCGGCGAACGGGTCGCCCACCTGGACGGCAGGCCGCTTGGACGGCTTGGTGTCGTCGAAGGACTCTGAGGCGAGCACGGAGGCGCCGCCGATGCCGTCGCCGCCGGTGCGTGCACCGAACAGCACCACCTTGTTGCCCTTGCCGGAGGCGTTGGCCAGGCGGATGTCCTCGTGGCGCATCACGCCCACGGCCA from Arthrobacter globiformis harbors:
- the purL gene encoding phosphoribosylformylglycinamidine synthase subunit PurL; translated protein: MTEISTSSITETKKFNIDTVENAAKTPDTELPWAELGLKQNEFDEIVKVLGRRPTGAELAMYSVMWSEHCSYKSSKNHLRQFGEKVTDEMKKDMLVGIGENAGVTNLGDGWAVTFKIESHNSPSFVEPYQGAATGIGGIVRDIISMGARPVAVMDPLRFGAIDHPDTARVMHGAVAGIGGYGNSLGLPNIGGEMVFDSVYQGNPLVNALAVGVMRHEDIRLANASGKGNKVVLFGARTGGDGIGGASVLASESFDDTKPSKRPAVQVGDPFAEKVLIECCLELFKGSLVEGIQDLGAAGISCATSELASNGDGGMNVELTSVLLRDPTLTPGEILMSESQERMMAVVTPENVEAFEAVMDKWAVEYAWLGEVTDSGRLIITWEGEVIVDVDPRTVAHDGPVYDRPFARPEWQDAVQADQFTGSAQDAGRPSAPAELAAAVTELVASPNMCDKSWITNQYDRYVGGNTAMAFPDDAGVVRVDEESGLGVALATDANGRYTYLDPYHGAQLALAEAYRNVATSGAVPMAVSDCLNFGSPEDPDVMWQLAEAIRGLSDACMVLGIPVTGGNVSLYNQTGTTPIHPSPVVAVLGKLDDVARRTPSGWREDGAAIYLLGTTAAELDGSEWSNLRGHLGGLPPKVDLEAERALGEILINASRDGMVDSAHDLSEGGLAAALVESALRYGVGARIALQDVLDRDGVDLFTALFSETQGRAVVSVPRSEEVRFKDMCTARGFEHLRIGVVDAASGQLEINGVDTLSLDALREAHEATLPKYFG